A stretch of DNA from Oenanthe melanoleuca isolate GR-GAL-2019-014 unplaced genomic scaffold, OMel1.0 S001, whole genome shotgun sequence:
TGCGGGTGTAACCGGCAGCTCCATTAGAATGACAACgggaaaaattccccaaattgacacagtaataggaaaacactcaacccccaacaggGCCATTGTGCCAATGCAGagccaaggagaacattgtgatattgctgggcctcatggaaacaaagatCTGTTGTGAtactgtggggcctcatggaaccaaggggtaACTGTGATGCTTCAGGGCTCCAAGGATCCAAGAATATGGAACAGACCTGGTTGACTTGGCCTCCTGGGGCCAGAACTGGTCCAGCTGACCTTGGCATGTTGAGTGTTGCTtctcatctgcccctgaaaTCTTAAAAGTTCTGTGCTTTCCCTCCTGTGGGAAAGAACTGTCTTTCTCCTCCAGGTGCCAATTGGCCGAAATTGGGATACCTCCAAATTTGATTATATCCTTGGATTGTTCCCATCTGAAACCTGCCAGGACAGAGAGCTCTGTCTGACCTTGGCCTCATGGAGGCCACCTTGCATCTGTGTTTAAAGCACTGGGGGACTGTGCTTTTCTCCCATGGAATGAAACATCATTCATGTCCAGGCGTAAATGGCCAAATGAGAATCTGTCTCTAAAATTCCTTGTATCCAAGgatagctcccagacaaaagctgccaggaatgTCTAGGTTCCCATGGCTTCCTGAGGGCcagctctcatctgcctttgaaacatTGGGGCTCTATACTTTTCTTCCTAGGGAAAAGAGCTGTCCTTCTTTTCCAGATGCCCAGGGACAAACTGGGATTTGGCCTCCCAAATTCCATCTAGACAAGGATTGCTCCCAGACAAATGCTGCCAAGACAAACAGGTCTGTCTGGCCTTGGCCTCCTTGGGACTGCCTCTAATCAGTCTTTGAAACACTGAGGCTCTGCCCCTGCCTTCCTGTGGAGAAGAATTGTTATTCCGGTCCAGGCACCCATGCCTGAAATCGAATTCCACCTCCTAAACTCTACATATATCCAAGGGTTTTTTCAGACAAAAGCTCCAATGACAGACAGGTCTGGCTTCCCTTTGCCTTTGATCTGCCTTCAAATCCTGGGGTTCTGTGGTTTCCTTCTTTAGAGAACAACTGTCCTTCTTGTCCAGGTGCCCAAGGCATCAAATCGTTGACCACTAGATAGGGacaaaggagctctgtgctcagtgaaGTGGAGACTGAGGAGAGCAAAGGAGAGCCCTGAGAGAGATGGAAGGGTGGTTTCAGGGATGGTGGATCCTTCTGACATAGTGGAAAACagccagagaaaaaaagaattaatgccaagggcagctggGACGGTCCAGAATGgacagaaggagaaaggaatttctctcccagggcagggctgtggtgcaacaCGTCCCTGAgaaggagtctggagcagcccaaggctttgtgtggccaggtagaggcaggcaggatgcagagctgtcagcaaaggaagggccagcgaggtggggcagccgggggatgacgacagcctgcagggacagaggcgcagggcatggacaccgtaggacagcctgggctgcagagggcacagggaagggcagcagctgaaaggccctgccagagccaactgctgcagcactggggccatggctgctggccctgggcctgaggccagcaggggacaagtgagccttgctgtgctggggcctcattgcctccttgtccctgctcagcagcctggcaggggccgccccatggtcctgcccttggcattgcacatccccagagcccagtggcccgggaagagccctgagcaatgagggagggacaggatgtgccttgccaggggctggggctcagccttggccctttgcattcctgaaacacatccaggtttgctcagcatcagagacacctttcccttgtttatCTTCATCTATCATCAGTGCCTCCAGTGTTTggctctaactggaaccttgGGGCACTTTCTGAGtcctgtccctcagtgggacccattaaaacttcaagaaactttggcatattaatttgattttgaggtctttaaaagtttttttgaaaaacactctctcagggactgaatgtgatttaaaaaagaacaaactccTGAGCAGGTCATTAAAGTCGTTGTTTTGTGTCTCCTGGCACAAAGAGAGATAATGGCAAGcaggaaaagcttcaaaaagacatttctgcagaggagcagctcctttcacagcccagcagggctgagggcactgtctgcaggcactgaggggacaggagccaggcacagacaggctgaAGACAACCAGGACTGGGAAGACATTGAGCTGAGAtttcacttggggaaacatcttcacagccctggacatggtgagtctgtgggtgcagggcaatgtcccctgtgctcctggagggatctcctggagccagcacagcccacagcctgggggatgtgtcaggaggactctcccagtttctctgaggcacaggaggaggaggaggaggatgtgttgcagagcagggctgccctgggcaccgtcagagggacaggacaggacggctcctgctgccagggatggctgcaggggctgaagctggggctgcagccagggctgcccagggctgtcctgcagagcagctcctgcagccctcagggctcctggccagcccagggcatgtgccacctgccaggggcagctctcagcctgcctggcagctccccatggactgtggggagaagttggaagtggaaggagccacccccatcagggcagattcctcctgctgtggagatggtgctgcatggccagggctgctctcagctttctcctgaagggaagggaaaggggctgtcaggtgtatgtgtgtcactgagactcctgcactgtcccactggggATCAGCATATCTGCCTCAGatctccctcacaaagtgcctcctcatcctcctttgcctacagacagcagcagcagcaccttggcttgcagcatctcagtttgtctGAGCTGCCCTTAAGGGCCTGCTGGCATGGAGATGCCCCTGGGCAGTGTCCTGTGCTGAGAGGGGTGttcagggcagagctgagcccccagggctgggctgggctctgggagcactggcagggccTAGGCTTGGATAGAGAGAAATAGCTCCCAGTAGGCACAACCCTAGACAGCAGAGAGCCAGACCAACCCTGGATATCTCTTCCTGTCCGGCTTCACAGGCAAAAACAGAAGAGTTTCAAAAAGGTGACTTTTAAATGAGACCTTACAAAGAGTCTACTTTATTTTCAAGCTTCTTTTGAGTGCAATCACCCTGAAATAGAGAGAgataaaataagtaaaagaaATCTGTGTGGGATCAGCAGTCTGACTGCACTGGGGTACAGGGACCCCGGTTTTTCCTTTGTGCTCTCCAGTTCTGGGTGAAAGCAATGCTGAAGATGAGGCAGtaaatcagcagaaaaaaacctgaactcAAAAATTATAAACCAAGGTAAATGAAGTTTCCCACAAAAGGGAGATGTAATATTCAGTGAAAAATATAGCATAGGATTGACTAAAGGAAATCTGTCCCACTTTGTCAATGTTTCCTTTCAACAGTCCACAATGTCCCGAGTGAagaaatgtccaacagcagctccatcagccacttcctcctgctgccattggcagacacgtggcagctgcagctcctgcacttctgcctcttcctgggcatctccctggctgccctcctgggcaacggcctcatcatcagcgccgtagcctgtggccaccacctgcacacccccatgttcttcttcctgctcaacctggccctcactgacctgggctgcatctgcaccactgtgcccaaagcaatgcacaattccctctgggacaccaggaacatctcctatgCAGGATGTGTCATccagctgtttttcttcatttgcttcATTTCAACAGAATATTtcctcctgaccatcatgtgctacgaccgctacgtgtccatctgcaaacccctgcactacaGGACCCTCCTGgacagcagagcttgtgcccacatggcagcagctgcctgggccagtggctttctctatgctctgctgcacacagccaatacattttccctgcccctgtgccatggcaatatcctgggccagttcttctgtgaaatcccacagatcctcaagctctcctgctcacactcccACCTCAGGGAACTTGGACTCATTGAGATAAgtgcttttctgtattttggctgttttgtgttcattgttttctcctatgtgcagatcttcagggctctgctgaggatcccctctgggcagggacggcacaaagccttttccacctgcctccctcatctggctgtggtctccctgttcctcagcacTGGGACATGTACCTACCTGAAACCCTCCTCCAtgtcctccccatccctggatctggccctgtcagttctgtactcagtggtgcctccagccctgaaccccctcatctacagcctgaggaaccaggagctcaaggctGCAGTGTGGACACTGATGACTGGCTGCTTTCAGGAACATTAAACGACTTTCCAATTTCTGCAAAGTGCTTGTAATAAAAGTCACCTTTGATAGTTATTGTTGGTTTTATTGGTGggtctttttctctgtttaattgTTTAATATTGTTCGTAAAGAAATGTCATAGTTTGCGCCATATCTCATTTTGTTTGTCTCCACATTCCCTGTGGTCACAGACTGTGTCAaagaggggctgcagctttcACTGGACTCAAGGATCTCCCTCCCACCAAGGTTTCCTCAGAGATCcccttttgttcccttctctggagctgcagcagcaatgtctgtgtgcagagctggggcagatcagtgctggcacagcagctgtgcccagcagcagctgcagcacttggtgttgccagtgctgttcccgtgccactgccccgctgccctcctgcccctcgtgttgctgcagggcctgagtgctctcggggctgggcacagccctgggggtggcagtgccggggctgcagcagggacaggccatgggcactgctggggcagcgctgacgCCTCAcggcagggcctgggggctccaggctccttgcccaggctctctccacaacacttggccaggccagtgctgagcagagaaaccCCCcatgagcagccccaggctggccgtgggcaggctgggggcaaacagcatggctggtgctctgcaagggccctgcaagggggagaccctggcaaggagcagcagagcaggggctgatccatccccactgcgctggacagcccagggcagcgtcccagagcgtcctcatgcacctgccaacaacatcccccatctgcagccctggcctctcccccagctcacacaggtgccgCATCCTTGCAGGTACAGGcacggcagcactggctcaggagcccctgtttgcactgcacagagcaggcgtcagcacccccatggtgctgctgtggggagatggagctgagtgagcacaaatgccatcagcccctggggccagcaagggctggggatgggagggaaaccactcaggtttgtcgtggcctctgcagtcagccagaAAGTCAGTTCCCATGagctgtcccactgcagatgaTGTTGGTCAGGGCCAGGGCTACCTGGCACCcaccccaaactgccctgaGCTTTTCCTTGGCTTCACCTTTGCTTTCTGTACTCTTCATTCTTGCagattttttcctatttcccatcccttcccaccccttCAAGCAGTCCAACCCTGTTTGTCCTTTCCTCTCTGGATCCCTTTTTCAGTTCCTGATTTGGCACCATGGGAACATCCCTTGCGGAGCAGAATCATCCTAcaagtgcttcaggaattgtctgcagggtcctgcaatgcctcgtgctgctcccttgccagaggcaccacaggccagggggggcacatctgggctggtgtgtctgggtgtggggctccctgttgtgggcagtgaggaggggctggagaggcctctgcaggactgacaggatgggctttggggctgtgaggagaagctgaggtacctgggctgctggaccttgtgaagaggaggcccagggctcatcctgcaacTGCTCCAAGGGTggtttcagagaatcacagaagcagccaggctggaaaagaccttggagatcataTAAGTCCAATCTGTGCCCTAACACCAccttgtctccctgagcctcctccaggataaacatccccagctccttcagcgACTCCTTTCAGGACGTGTGTTCCAGACTCCTCACCAGTCTTGTTGcacttctctggacatgctccaggCCCAACCAAGTCCTTCCGAAAAAGAtgggcccagaactggacacagcactcgaggtgtgaCCTCACAATTGCTGAGCAAtgggaagaatcactgccctggtccactggccacaccattcctgatccagaCCAGGAGCTGTTGGCCTTTTTGatcacctgggcacactgctggctcatgtccagcctaCGGTCCATCAGAGACCCctggtccctttctgcctggccactgtccagccactctgtccccagcctggagcactgcaggggttgttatggccaaaatgcaggacccagcacttggttTTGTTGGATTTGGACCCCagatccagcctgtccaggtgcctctgcagagccctcctaccaTACAGCAGATCAACTCTCCCAGCCACCTTGGTGTCACCATGTTTCTATGAGTCCctagagtgtcacaatggtctccatgattccatgaggtcTCCCAGTGTGACAGTGTCCCTTTGGTTCCCTGGGaccccatggtgtcacaatgtcccttGAATCCTTGGGCcgtgcagtgtcacagtggatccttgtttccatgaggaCTCACAGTGCAGCAAAGCTCTCCTTGGTCCCAGAGTGTCACAAGGGCCTCTTGGTCCCAAGGGGCACCATTGTGTCAAAcctgtttccttcattccatgagtccctgatGAGCAGCGCTGGCCGCTTGCTTCCatgggccctgcagtgtcacaatggccccatcATCACAtgaggtcctgctctgtcacaatgctctgcatggtcccacaaggccctgcagggtcacagtggcctcttggctctgtggtgccatgtcatacacagtgtcactctggtcctctcagttccatgaggccccacagtgtcacaatgaccCCTTGCTTCCCAAGggcctgcagtgtcacaatcaccacagaatcacccaggctggaaaagacttttgAGAACATCAAGTCAAACCTGAGATCCAACATCACCttgtgtgttggtttcacgcgcttggggggaggggtggatttaCCTCCGAGCAGgcctcctggagctgggaagtgtGAGGGGCTCTCCCGTttctgggagcttcccctgtgagctgctgccaccaatcagagagctgatttggtgataGACAactcgggaaaccaatgaaaagttatttcgctttcacaaatcacagtgaatCAGCTTTGTTCTggctctttcggcttccggtctccgggggtggtggtccccaggccgggggctgcggcccggctctgggctcggcctggagtccggcccggtgccccggctcAGCGGGGGGGGGCCCAGCtcggcaccccggctctgctgggggcccggcttgggaccctggccccggctctgcggggggcccggcccggcctcatggtcccggccccccctccctgaccgcatggccccgcgcggcccggagctcccctctccatgTGGCTTGGctgagcaggggggatcggggagacggcaaaggctctcccttcccccttccctcctcgttctgagagaagaggcctccagctgcccatgctgtttcttcacgatctggatacaattgtaacttcttcatgcctAGATAAGATCCTCAATTTTtcctaagctctcctgaatgggaaggaataaagcctggagacttcagaagtcagcgcaatgaagataaagttcctggtgggaagagattgaaaagatgcgaactgataagtagctgaaaacctttttgtgggctaaggaaatggtgactttactaaaattcctttaaactgtgaaatatacatggggaggtttggatgcttgaaaagaagaaccttatttttgccttggagaaaataagagctctctgttctgggactgaaaagtgaacagagacatttaatagagaaagagatgacttttgtGCCTTGGTAAATGAAACTCTCTCTGTCTTGGGACTGGAAtagagacagagacatttgatagtgaagaagataaagacaatcttgtttttcagcagcctgcctttaaaagtactaccccatgtgtgtaacataacccattgcacagtt
This window harbors:
- the LOC130266132 gene encoding olfactory receptor 14A16-like isoform X2 — translated: MSNSSSISHFLLLPLADTWQLQLLHFCLFLGISLAALLGNGLIISAVACGHHLHTPMFFFLLNLALTDLGCICTTVPKAMHNSLWDTRNISYAGCVIQLFFFICFISTEYFLLTIMCYDRYVSICKPLHYRTLLDSRACAHMAAAAWASGFLYALLHTANTFSLPLCHGNILGQFFCEIPQILKLSCSHSHLRELGLIEISAFLYFGCFVFIVFSYVQIFRALLRIPSGQGRHKAFSTCLPHLAVVSLFLSTGTCTYLKPSSMSSPSLDLALSVLYSVVPPALNPLIYSLRNQELKAAVWTLMTGCFQEH
- the LOC130266132 gene encoding olfactory receptor 14A16-like isoform X1, with translation MASRKSFKKTFLQRSSSFHSPAGLRALSAGTEGTGARHRQAEDNQDWEDIELRFHLGKHLHSPGHVHNVPSEEMSNSSSISHFLLLPLADTWQLQLLHFCLFLGISLAALLGNGLIISAVACGHHLHTPMFFFLLNLALTDLGCICTTVPKAMHNSLWDTRNISYAGCVIQLFFFICFISTEYFLLTIMCYDRYVSICKPLHYRTLLDSRACAHMAAAAWASGFLYALLHTANTFSLPLCHGNILGQFFCEIPQILKLSCSHSHLRELGLIEISAFLYFGCFVFIVFSYVQIFRALLRIPSGQGRHKAFSTCLPHLAVVSLFLSTGTCTYLKPSSMSSPSLDLALSVLYSVVPPALNPLIYSLRNQELKAAVWTLMTGCFQEH